gagtgagcagctgaaaaacatgtttcagcagcaagctcgtcatgagcgttttgaggtgatgagatctctcattacatgtcgcatgcaggaaggtacttcggtcagtgctcatgtactgaaaatgaagtctttcattgatcaactggagcgtctgaacgcaccccttagtaatgagttagctacggatgtgatccttaactcgctacccaattcatatcatcagttcgtaatgaactataacatgaatgggTGGGAAAGAACGATCCCAGAGTTGCATCAGATGCTAAAAACTGCTGAGACAAACATCCCAACTAAGGGCAATCCAGTGCTAGCGATCAGGGAAGGAAGAATAACCAAGAAGAAGCAATCCAAGGGAAAAGGCAAGGCGAGTAAGCAAGACAAGGGCAAAGGCAAAAAGGTTGCCACTCCGAAGGCAAAGCCTCATAAAGATGCCAAGTGTTTTCACTGTGATGAGATCGGGCATTGGAAGAGGAATTGTCCCAAGTACCTGG
The Helianthus annuus cultivar XRQ/B chromosome 6, HanXRQr2.0-SUNRISE, whole genome shotgun sequence genome window above contains:
- the LOC110945126 gene encoding uncharacterized protein LOC110945126, which codes for MNYNMNGWERTIPELHQMLKTAETNIPTKGNPVLAIREGRITKKKQSKGKGKASKQDKGKGKKVATPKAKPHKDAKCFHCDEIGHWKRNCPKYLAELKLKKLQIGESSGTKKD